A single region of the Salvia splendens isolate huo1 chromosome 18, SspV2, whole genome shotgun sequence genome encodes:
- the LOC121775978 gene encoding putative RING-type E3 ubiquitin transferase C3H69 — protein MSKGVLCKFFAHGACLKGEHCEFAHDWKAPSNNICSFYQKGICTYGSRCRYEHVKVCRSSSDSPLPIELPYGGAVSTAASSPPPALGHDDMLSDDNHVICSFSGHGDCPRGEDCPHIHGDLCPICDKRCLHPFRPQEREEHLKSCEKRRKHMEALRCSQEIECSVCLEAVLSKPTSAERKFGILSECDHSFCISCIRNWRSSSSTSGIHLNSAVRACPLCRRLSYFVIPSVVWYSSSEEKQEIVQSYKTKLRSIDCKHFDFGNGTCPFGTSCFYRHAFHDGRLEEVVVRHVGGDDGDAVVAKDMRIPDFLNLQIR, from the exons ATGTCTAAGGG GGTTCTCTGTAAATTTTTTGCCCATGGCGCATGCTTGAAAGGGGAGCATTGTGAGTTTGCGCATGATTGGAAGGCCCCATCGAACAAT ATATGTAGCTTCTATCAGAAGGGGATTTGCACGTATGGCAGTCGATGCAGATATGAACACGTTAAAGTTTGTCGTTCTTCATCAGATAGTCCTCTCCCCATCGAGCTTCCTTATGGAGGTGCAGTCTCCACCGCAGCTTCCTCACCTCCGCCTGCATTAGGACATGATGACATGCTAAGCGATGATAATCATGTTATATGTTCTTTCTCGGGTCATGGTGACTGCCCGCGGGGGGAAGACTGCCCCCACATTCACGGGGACCTATGTCCGATCTGTGACAAACGATGCCTGCATCCCTTTAGGCCTCAAGAGAGGGAAGAGCACTTGAAGTCGTGTGAGAAGAGGCGTAAACATATGGAGGCGCTAAGGTGCAGTCAAGAAATAGAGTGTAGTGTGTGTCTTGAGGCTGTCCTCTCAAAGCCTACGTCCGCGGAAAGGAAATTCGGGATTCTGTCAGAGTGTGACCATTCGTTCTGCATTTCGTGTATTAGAAACTGGCGTAGTAGCTCTTCGACTTCTGGGATTCATCTTAACTCTGCTGTGAGAGCTTGCCCTCTGTGTCGGAGGCTCTCGTACTTTGTCATCCCCAGCGTCGTTTGGTACTCCTCGAGCGAGGAGAAACAGGAAATCGTTCAGAGCTATAAGACGAAACTGAGATCAATTGACTGCAAGCACTTTGACTTTGGGAATGGAACATGTCCATTTGGGACAAGCTGCTTCTACAGG CATGCATTTCACGATGGTCGTCTTGAGGAAGTTGTTGTACGCCATGTTGGTGGTGACGATGGAGATGCTGTCGTTGCCAAAGATATGAG GATACCCGACTTCCTTAACTTGCAGATAAGATGA
- the LOC121776140 gene encoding thylakoid lumenal 19 kDa protein, chloroplastic-like yields the protein MATIFSPSALLSSTTSSAAKPAPLAAIPQSKPLATTLAATALAATILSPPSLADPPSSYKLYYGTAASAANYGGYGGNSDKKASAEYTYEVPEGWKEKLISKIQKGTNGTDSEFYNPKKKAEKEYLTFLGGFPRLAPKEFILNNLALSDVDLQDLIAAADAVTSEERKDDKGQVYYVYEIDGAAGHSLISVTCAKNKLYAHFVNAPAPEWKRHQETLMHIHQSFKTVD from the coding sequence ATGGCCACCATTTTCTCCCCCTCAGCCCTCCtctcctccaccacctcctccgccgccaAGCCAGCTCCCCTCGCCGCCATCCCCCAATCAAAACCCCTCGCCACCACCCTCGCTGCCACCGCCCTCGCCGCAACCATACTCTCCCCACCCTCCCTCGCCGACCCCCCCTCCTCCTACAAGCTATACTACGGCACCGCTGCGAGCGCCGCGAACTACGGCGGCTACGGCGGGAACTCGGACAAGAAGGCCTCGGCGGAGTACACGTACGAGGTGCCGGAGGGGTGGAAGGAGAAGCTGATCTCGAAGATACAGAAGGGCACCAACGGCACAGACAGCGAGTTCTACAACCCGAAGAAGAAGGCCGAGAAGGAGTACCTGACCTTCCTCGGCGGCTTCCCCCGCCTCGCGCCCAAGGAGTTCATACTCAACAACCTCGCCCTGTCCGACGTGGACTTGCAGGACTTGATCGCCGCCGCCGACGCGGTCACCTCTGAGGAGAGGAAGGACGACAAGGGGCAGGTGTATTACGTGTATGAGATCGACGGCGCCGCGGGGCACAGCTTGATCTCTGTCACGTGCGCGAAGAATAAGCTGTATGCGCACTTTGTGAATGCGCCGGCGCCGGAGTGGAAAAGGCATCAAGAGACGCTTATGCACATTCACCAGTCGTTCAAGACTGTCGATTGA